Below is a window of Sebastes umbrosus isolate fSebUmb1 chromosome 13, fSebUmb1.pri, whole genome shotgun sequence DNA.
AAATacctgtttgaatgcatttgcaGTCTCCTGCAGCTTGAATCTCACAGCCAACTGCTCAATGTTACCCTCTAATACTTCAGCAAAGTCCAAGGCACTCCAGACCCAGGCCTTCTCTGCACCCTTCATAGGTTCCAGCTTCATGGCTGCTGTGATCCTGTGGTTGGCACAGATCTTGAGTACCTGGTCTCTCCTCATTATCAACCTCACACGTTTGGTGTCATAATTCTGCAAGAACTTGAGGTCTCCGATACCCCTCTCCTTCCACTGACCCAGTTCCTTATTGTAGCGATACAGTTTGGCCCTGTGACTGAAGACCACCTGCTCATTTTCCTCTCCTGTAGAAGTATTCACCAGATCAGGCAAGGGGACCACAGGTTCAAAGTACTGGCCATCCCTCTCCTCATCCTGGGTTATATCCTGCTCGTCGTCAGTACCCACTGAGGCTCTGCTCTGGTTAAGCTTAGCAGGAGACTTGGAGGGGCTGATGCCAGGTTGAAAGCTGAAGTTGAATCCACCAGTGGATTCTCCAAAGCGGAAAAGGTTCTTTCTCAGTGGGCTGCTGGATACAGGAGTAGTATAGATTGATGAGTCAGCAGTATCATCTAAAGCCTCTTCTCTTAGGTCGTAGTTATCCCACTCCAAGGTGGGGCCGGTGGTTTCCCCGTGGGGCTTGATTACAAGGTTTGAAACGTTGCTGGATGTTGTAATGTCTCCCTGGTTGTTGTCAtcttttatctttgttttcACGTCTGTCAAAAAGAATTTCAGGTCTTTTAAACCAGACTTCATCTCCTCTGCTTTCTGAATGAGGTGTGCTGTTCTGCCTGTGTCAACAAGCTTGTGGGGGGTTTGTAGGGGGATGTCCAAGAGAAGTCTCTGACACTCTTCAAACTTCTCCTTAAACTCCCCGGCAAGCTCTGGGCTTTTAAACTTGGCAGCCAACTGTTCAAGTTTAGCGTCCCCATCAGAGAAGTCATTGGCCAACCACATCCATGCTTTGTCTGAGCCTGCCAGGGGCTTAAGGTTCATGGTGGTGGTGATCCAGTGGTTGGCGCACACCTTCAGAACTTGCTCTCTTCTCATCAGCACCCTTAGCCTGCCGTTAGAGCTGTTTTTCAGGAATTTAAGGATTCCTACACCACGCTCTTTCCACTGACTGGTATCcaagtcaaatctgaacagTTTGAGACGCTGAGAGTAAAGAACCTGTTCATCCTCCTCCCCCGTCACCAGGTCCACCCTATCAGGCATCTGGACCACTGGCTCAAACTGGATATCGTCATTATCCTCTGTTTTATACATGTCGTCGTCTTCCAGCTCATTTGTGGCAGCTGTCTTGGTGGGAGTTGAGAACACCTGCTGACCAGCGCCAGAGAAACCTTTAAAATCGGGGTCACTCTGTCCAAACTGGTAGTCTCCCTCAGAAGTGTTTGCTAAGTCTGCAAAACTGAATGTACTGGTTTTTCCAGAAATTAATGGGTTTTGATCTTCCTCTGTTTGGCCCTCTGAGGGTGCagacacattttctttctccttGTGTTTGTCAGCTATGCTTTTCAGGAAACTGGAGGCTGACCCTGATGGAGGCGGCTGATCATCAGTTGAGGGAATTTCTTGTGCGGAGTCCTGAATGCCAAACTTGAAGCCACCAGCTGGAACGGGCATTGAGAAAGAGAAGCCTGAAGCACTTGTGGTACTAGCTCCAGACTGAGGAGCTTCAAACTTAAAAGAAGCAGCTGagcttttctctttgttttgacCAAACTGAAAAGTGCTGCCAGTTTCAAAAGGAATTGTAAATCCAGTTCCAGCAGGCTGGCTTGATGAACTTTTGCTTCCAAATGTAAAGCTGAACGTGGAGGCCGAGGGAGCAGTGCTGATTGTGCTTTTAGTGTCGGGATTTGGTGTCTGACAGGCCACGCACTTATTGGCAGAGGCATCGTTTCTCACCAGACAAGCGTCACAATCCCATTCCCCATCCTTCATGGCAAACATTGCTGCTAAAGAGGGAGTAGGATTTGGGGAATTGCAGGAAACACATTCAGCAGCTGAGGCATCATTTCTGACCAGGCAGTTATTGCAGTCCCATTGCCTATCCTTTGTTTCCAAATCAGCCCCAAATCCTGACACTACTGGCAGATTTGACACTACTGGAACCCCCACTGTTGATTTAGCAGCAGGGTTGGGGGTTTGACAGGCGACACAGTTGTTAGCAGAACCCTCATTTCTTACTTCGCATACATCACAATCCCACTGCCCGGGCTTCTTGCTAAACTGGGCACCAAACCCAACAACAGATATAGAGGGTGCATCTGCAGCTGGTGTTGTTTGTGCTGTCACAGTTGTTTTAGGTGAGGCTTTAAGAGCTTTACACGAAACACAACTGTTTTCAGAAGCCTCATTTCTTACTTCACATACATCACAGTCCCACTGCCCTGGCTTCTTGCCAAACTGAGCCCCAAAGCCAGAACCAAACGAGCCAGAACCAAACGCACTGGTTACTGTGTCAGCAGGTTTTAAGGTGCTGGTGCCAAATGTAAATGAGGAGGGTATAGACGCCCCAAAAGCACCAAATCCAGTAAAAGTAGAGCCAGAACTACTGGGTTTTGATGAATCAGTCCCAAATTTGAAAGTAAAGGGACCGGGTTTGGTTTCACCAGCAGCCTGAATGTCTGTCTTGGATGATGAATTGGGATTGGCAGTTTGACAAGCGGCACACCTCATATCTGTGGGTTTATTTCTTACACAACACACAGTGCAGTCCCATTCTCCTTCTTTAAGCCCGAACTGGGCTGCCAGTGAATCAGAAGGTTTTAtgctttcctttttcttctcctgttGATCATGCTTTTCTGATGATTTGAGCACAATTTTCTGGGCTTCCTCAAACCTAGCTTTGAAAAGTGATGCCTcatctgctgttttgaagcGGATGGCCAGCTGTTCGGTCTTAGGCTCTTCATCTGCATAATCAATGGCATTCCAGACCCAGGATTTGTCAGAGCCAGCATTCGGTTTCAGTAGCATATCGGTATTGATGTAATGGTTTGCACAGATCTTAAGGACCTGTTCCCTTCTCATTAAGAGGCGGACCTTCCCTTTAGCGCTGTGTTTTAGGATTTTAACATTGCCAATTCCCCGCTCCTTCCActcttttgtgtctgtgtcAAATCGATACAGCTTTGCCCTGTTGCAAAacatttcctcttcctcctcctcacctgttTTCACATCTACTTTATCAGGGAGGGGTACAATGGGTTCAAAGTGAGGaccatcttcatcctcctcaacATGAGTGCTGTCATTGTCACTCTCCGCTGCTCTTTCCTCTTCTGCTGCAGGTGTGGCAACCCCAAACACTGGCTTGGTGACATTCCCAAATGCGAACGGCTGATCCGCCTTTCCAAAAAGACTTCCAGTGCCGGTGCTAGGCGTAGAATCAGTAAAGGAGAAGCCAGTAACACTTTTATTACCAAAGGTGAAGATGCCCGTTTGGCTGGGGGGCTGCTCCTGGCCTGGAGGCTTCTCTGGGACAGTATCTATTTTAGTAGGAATGTCTGACGTAAGAAGACCaagcagactttcactgtgCTTGGCCTGGGAAGGTGGGAAAGTGAAATCTCCATCGTTCGATTTAAAGTTGGAGTTGAATTTAAAAGCAGCTGACGGCGTTGACTGGGAAACAATCCCTGCTCCAAAACTAGGCACTTTGGGGACTTCAGCAGGTGCTTGCTGGCTGAAGGAGAGCTTCCCAAAGTCCATAGGCTTCCCCTCAATGCTCTTTGGTGGCTGAACAGGGACTACAGATGGCTTGGTGAAGTAGCCAGGTTCAGGTAGGGGAGGGTTAGTGGTTTGTTGGGTTACACTCTGCCCATAGTATTCTTCACTATATGGGGAAAGAAGGTTTGTGGCTGGTGATTCAAACCGAAGAGGGGTACCAAAGACCTGTTCTTGAGGAGGGTAAATGCAGGCTGGGGCTGTCTGCAATGGAGGAGTATGAGTGGGCTGCTGGTAGGTATACATATGCTGCTGAGGTGGCATACGGTTCATACTATACATTGGGCCCTgtgtaaagagaaaaaaaaaacaatcaaatatcATTCAATATACTCTGAACAAGTTTATTACTGTGAAATAGTGGTAAACAGTGATAATTACCTTAGTGGGGGTTACATTTGCTGCTGTGCGCAGGAGATACTGAGAGTTATAAGCTGGAGACTGGTTGTAGTACACAGAGGGGGCTGTGGTGGCAACttaaataaacagagaaatATATAAAGATTTTGTTAATTTTACAAACTATTTCTAGATAAAAGTATGGAACTATAAATTTAGACATGCTTTGGTTCTATGTAGTGTGCTGACCTGTTAGTGGGGCTCCATGGTAGGACTGGACCGGGGTAAAGGGCTCCTGTAGGCCCTCAGCCCCGTAGCTCTCCCCATACATCTTGTGATGAGGGGAGCCTGCGTTTCCTGAAGAGTTGTGTCTCAGGTCATGAACCTCATTCTGCAAAACAAGGAGCTTAATGAGAAGTGACTCAATTTGACATCTTTCTTTTGACATCAGGGCGTGGcgactgccatctactgtaggaaaTACACTgtctatggataaatacctcatactaCCCCACTTCaatgtttaaagggatagtttggatgttttggtCTCACTCACTAATTTATTCCTTCTAAGAGGAATCAATGTGAAATTctgttgtataaaaaaaaagatgtttaatCTCTTATACTGACCTTGAGGGCTTCAACTTGCTGACACAGCATCTGGAGGAGACTTTTCTGGTCCTCCACCCAATGAGGCGGTGTCTTGGGAGAAATCTGAACAACGGGGAAAGAAATTATGAAAAGTTACTTATTTGTGTTGTGAATCAATATCTCTGCAATAAAATCTCTGATGGTCCTCTGAATGAGAACCTGAACCTAGTCAACCTACCAGGTGTCTTTTGGAAGGAGAGATGATGCTCTTGTTGGGAGAGGGAGTGGAAAACTTTATGTGGGATATGGTGGTAGAGGTTTCTATGGGATGAGCAGGGCTGGAGTGGGCTGGTCCTCTTCgaccctcttcctccttctcctcctctccatccataGCCTCCACACTCTCGCCCAGCTGCTGGTTCACATCATTCAGGAGGTCCACAACTTCCTCCATGGAGACAGGTAGCTGAGACACAAGTGTAACAAATGTTTACACAGCTGCAGAGTTGTTCAAATTGtaataagtaaaaacaaacaggacttaCCCTCTCAATGTCATCTGCATTAGCATTGTAGATCTTGGACAGGTAGGTCCTAAACTTTCTCAGAAAAGTGATGCACCTGTCTTGGGTCTCCTCAACCCCGTTGCTGGCCTCCTCTGATAGCCGCTGGTAGATCTGCCAAAGAAACCCAGCACATTatagaaaacaaacagcaaatgCATGTGCAGGTGTCAGAAGCACTAGCATGGGATGAACCAATCAGATATCACATATTGGCTGGCTGATCCAGGTGACTTTTGAGGaatttatagattttttttgtaagggaGTTGTTCCAGATAGCATCGCAGATGATGTCTTTACTAAGGCAGCAAACATTGGAAGATgcagtgaaaaaacaaacaaacactattGTCAGACAGAGCAGAGGTGGTTGAGTGCCTTTTGTAGTACGGACAATGAATACCTTTGAGTTTGCACCTACTTTTGTCTTGCGTTACTTAACTGATAAGCTCCAAAGACCCATGGTAAATGCATGCTAATTAAGCCTAAACTAGAGaaatatttgttatatattctGAAGAAGATGGTGAAAGAGGAATGTATGACTTACCTGTGCCAAATGCCAGATGGATGATATGTTATTGATGGTTTCCAAGGTAGCAATGGCCTCCTCTGTTTTTCCTTCAATGTCAAGGATAACCGAATATGCTATCTTGGCTTCCTCTTCATGGCCCTTCACAGAAGAAATCTGAAAAGGAACACAGACATGCACAGATCCAATTTGTAAGCCAGTTGGGAAATTCTTCATTCTAAACACCTATTGGTATCATTGatgcatatatttactgtggTGGCCTCAGTGGAAATCAAATCCCAAACCCTAAGATTGACCATACTCTACCTAATAACCATCTACAGAACCAATTACTGATTATAAATGTCAAAAACCTGTAAATCTGTGACCATCTAACAACTATTTATTAGGTTCTTACATCATAGTTATAaattataaactaataaaagCGATTAATAAAAGCAATACACCACAATGTGTAAACAATGTTAGTTAAAGCACATCATTattattcataaaaacacaaaaggctaaCATAAAAAATAGTTTATAAGAGGTAAGTTAAAAGATGATGTTTATTTCCAGGCAGAGCAAAAGCTTCAACAACTTTAGATTCAAGACTTCACTGCCTCAGTACACAAGGAGCATCCACCCATTACCACTTCTATCCAAACTTtcatataataaaagaaaaacatgtcaatAGTATTaacctgaatatctttggagCGAAAGTGTATGAAGAGGGGGTCGAGTGGTTCTGGTATGCTGCGTCTGTTTTTGACCTTTTCCAACAGCGGAAGTACAACTTTCCAGTAGTGGACGCTGCGGCTGATGTACTCTTTCTGGTCGTAGTACGAGTTCATGCCATCACCCTGGGTTATTAAACATAAAAAGTTGCTGAGCATCAAGGAGAGAAGGTGAGCCTGCCACATTAGCTTAATGCAGGCAAGACAACATTAACAAAGTAAGACAAACACTTCATGCACTTTTGACACAAGTAGTTTCTCCAGTTGTTACCATGAAACAAATGGACTCACAGTCAGAGAAGCAGCACAAGTGGCTGTTTGGACAGCTTCATCTTGATCACATTTAACAGTTGTAGGGTAAGTGACAGAAAGGAGCAGGTGGAAaggcatgtgtgtctgtgcagtTATCTGGCAAGGTACTGAGGTATTCAAGAGCAGTTTCTCTGGTCTGTGTGTGCACGGCTGCCACCCACAACTGATCTGGACTCCTTTCTAGCTGACATATCTTAGGGCGCTTTAACAAGCCATGTATtcgtttggctagtccgaatcggAGTGAAATTGATACGTTTGGTTCCTTTTCTAattagtctggttcagtttcacagtggacaaattaaagcagaccaaataaaaaaaataaaaatttgctTATGGGCTTGTACAAAGGAGCGAATTCATCTTTTTCGTCcggagagctgccacttctatgcagggaatcgcagactttgatGCCGtcgaagtgttttcactttgactcggcactgatctactgtgcgcgtgaatcccttctccttcagtttatcTCCAATGACATAAACGTCACTATTGTTGCAGACTTTATTTAGCGTATTCTGTATGCTCTCTTCAGCCCCAGATTTCAACCAAACAACCCACTCATGGTAACCTGTCTTTtatctgtgtccatctcaacaaatgccctcAAAAGGCAGTCTGCAATTTGCTTCGCTTGGAAACCGTCCGTTTGTTTTAGTttgcaccagagtacgattactgcgttcacaaacgaatcgcaccagagtttgattaaaacagactaaatgttggcttgtgaaagcgcccttagtaATGTTTTAAACAGAGGAAGTTCATCATATTGATATATTCATACGGATGTTCATGCAGCACATACAGCTGTCCATCTCCAAAC
It encodes the following:
- the ranbp2 gene encoding E3 SUMO-protein ligase RanBP2 isoform X4; this encodes MRRSKAEVDRYVSSVQSSSPSLKEKPIKGFLFAKLYFEAKEYELAKRHVSEYLKVQERDPKAHKFLGQLFEREGDISKAVGCYKRSVDLNPAQRDLVLKVAELLVSKQECDSRAEFWVEKADKLLPGNPAVFNLKERLLSRQGQPGWNRLFDLLQAELAARPGDSHVNVKLVQLFCQDGRLDEAVKHCLAAEKRGMLSHSLDWYTVVVRTLQEYLDQPSVSSNEKMCRRLQRELLLAHCSLLRITLSESSMQPSLDALTGFDQAMQTLSSIAGRHTDDLCEVFVEMRGHLYLHAATLLLKLAQDHQQTWRAIIDLAALCYLLAYQVPRPKAKVTKRDQSAPQLLELLANDRQSQAGHMLLNLSTDSSTLIREVVEAFGNRSGQDSLFELLFGTQASTGSSFIANDDIRSINTTGPELSQLAKWDAGSILLHAGDLQHLSWLGLQWTLLAQRPALQDWLQQLFPRLTLETSKLDTNAPESICLLDLEVFLYGVVFCSHCQLQETAKISSGMNQQQQQLFEPRCLPLPLLRLLTTDRQREWWDAIYSLINKRAAPGMSAKLRMIVQHGLSTLRAGEKHGLQPALAINWAQFLSQTGDGMNSYYDQKEYISRSVHYWKVVLPLLEKVKNRRSIPEPLDPLFIHFRSKDIQISSVKGHEEEAKIAYSVILDIEGKTEEAIATLETINNISSIWHLAQIYQRLSEEASNGVEETQDRCITFLRKFRTYLSKIYNANADDIERLPVSMEEVVDLLNDVNQQLGESVEAMDGEEEKEEEGRRGPAHSSPAHPIETSTTISHIKFSTPSPNKSIISPSKRHLISPKTPPHWVEDQKSLLQMLCQQVEALKNEVHDLRHNSSGNAGSPHHKMYGESYGAEGLQEPFTPVQSYHGAPLTVATTAPSVYYNQSPAYNSQYLLRTAANVTPTKGPMYSMNRMPPQQHMYTYQQPTHTPPLQTAPACIYPPQEQVFGTPLRFESPATNLLSPYSEEYYGQSVTQQTTNPPLPEPGYFTKPSVVPVQPPKSIEGKPMDFGKLSFSQQAPAEVPKVPSFGAGIVSQSTPSAAFKFNSNFKSNDGDFTFPPSQAKHSESLLGLLTSDIPTKIDTVPEKPPGQEQPPSQTGIFTFGNKSVTGFSFTDSTPSTGTGSLFGKADQPFAFGNVTKPVFGVATPAAEEERAAESDNDSTHVEEDEDGPHFEPIVPLPDKVDVKTGEEEEEEMFCNRAKLYRFDTDTKEWKERGIGNVKILKHSAKGKVRLLMRREQVLKICANHYINTDMLLKPNAGSDKSWVWNAIDYADEEPKTEQLAIRFKTADEASLFKARFEEAQKIVLKSSEKHDQQEKKKESIKPSDSLAAQFGLKEGEWDCTVCCVRNKPTDMRCAACQTANPNSSSKTDIQAAGETKPGPFTFKFGTDSSKPSSSGSTFTGFGAFGASIPSSFTFGTSTLKPADTVTSAFGSGSFGSGFGAQFGKKPGQWDCDVCEVRNEASENSCVSCKALKASPKTTVTAQTTPAADAPSISVVGFGAQFSKKPGQWDCDVCEVRNEGSANNCVACQTPNPAAKSTVGVPVVSNLPVVSGFGADLETKDRQWDCNNCLVRNDASAAECVSCNSPNPTPSLAAMFAMKDGEWDCDACLVRNDASANKCVACQTPNPDTKSTISTAPSASTFSFTFGSKSSSSQPAGTGFTIPFETGSTFQFGQNKEKSSAASFKFEAPQSGASTTSASGFSFSMPVPAGGFKFGIQDSAQEIPSTDDQPPPSGSASSFLKSIADKHKEKENVSAPSEGQTEEDQNPLISGKTSTFSFADLANTSEGDYQFGQSDPDFKGFSGAGQQVFSTPTKTAATNELEDDDMYKTEDNDDIQFEPVVQMPDRVDLVTGEEDEQVLYSQRLKLFRFDLDTSQWKERGVGILKFLKNSSNGRLRVLMRREQVLKVCANHWITTTMNLKPLAGSDKAWMWLANDFSDGDAKLEQLAAKFKSPELAGEFKEKFEECQRLLLDIPLQTPHKLVDTGRTAHLIQKAEEMKSGLKDLKFFLTDVKTKIKDDNNQGDITTSSNVSNLVIKPHGETTGPTLEWDNYDLREEALDDTADSSIYTTPVSSSPLRKNLFRFGESTGGFNFSFQPGISPSKSPAKLNQSRASVGTDDEQDITQDEERDGQYFEPVVPLPDLVNTSTGEENEQVVFSHRAKLYRYNKELGQWKERGIGDLKFLQNYDTKRVRLIMRRDQVLKICANHRITAAMKLEPMKGAEKAWVWSALDFAEVLEGNIEQLAVRFKLQETANAFKQVFEEAKVAQETEELMTQVTSRVATPQDSTPAASTQIATPVCGKAAIAVLEETTKERTELSPDCQPCAAESPGPVNPSKTVVSPPKFVFGTHSLQKFFGSPKFHSESEESASSSKAKDSGPPERASPAFKIPEKGTPQAEGGGAGSDEDSEVEVVYVREPTAEQAALARKLLLPLTFFCYQNEPDYTSDDQTDDEDFESAVKALNGKLYPDPPEKKAAACGDEPDCQVVWEKKPTPEEKEKAKSLQLPPTFFCGLSTTDSDPDHDKPEDFETEVRKAQQDLVTDTTRNNGAELNQAEEASSSAAAAPEEPTSGPSFSSAAAADSTAAADSTAAAADSTAAAAADSTSAAAADSTSAAAADSTSAVAADNTAAAAADSTEAAAADSTEAAAADSTAVVAADSPAAAADSTAAAADSTAAAADSTETADSRAAADSTAVADSTTTPEEQTSDQPTETQSEAPSSSSPIDLSTKKSPEPEFSTGTAFTASQDSSGFGFDSLGGSSFADLAHTTDAFAFGTQDSNFSWANAGASVFGAGVSSAPKNNGGEEGSDEEDASNVDIHFEPIVSLPEVETKSGEEDEEILFKERAKLYRWDRDLGQWKERGVGDLKILYHPTKHCYRILMRREQVLRVCANHTIIQAMELQPMNASANALIWTATDYSDGDGIVEQLAAKFKTPEIAESFKKIFIECQRRTGQTEDDALCISTPQMSRVQEHSRDTNPKVFLEVAGDGQLLGTITVELFSHIVPKTAENFRALCTGEKGFGLRNSIFHRVIPAFMLQGGDFTNNNGTGGKSIYGTKFEDENFDVRHTGPGILSMANRGRDTNNSQFFITLKKAEHLDFKHVAFGWVRGGMDVVQQMGEMGTKGGVPTKKLVITDCGQL
- the ranbp2 gene encoding E3 SUMO-protein ligase RanBP2 isoform X2, with the translated sequence MRRSKAEVDRYVSSVQSSSPSLKEKPIKGFLFAKLYFEAKEYELAKRHVSEYLKVQERDPKAHKFLGQLFEREGDISKAVGCYKRSVDLNPAQRDLVLKVAELLVSKQECDSRAEFWVEKADKLLPGNPAVFNLKERLLSRQGQPGWNRLFDLLQAELAARPGDSHVNVKLVQLFCQDGRLDEAVKHCLAAEKRGMLSHSLDWYTVVVRTLQEYLDQPSVSSNEKMCRRLQRELLLAHCSLLRITLSESSMQPSLDALTGFDQAMQTLSSIAGRHTDDLCEVFVEMRGHLYLHAATLLLKLAQDHQQTWRAIIDLAALCYLLAYQVPRPKAKVTKRDQSAPQLLELLANDRQSQAGHMLLNLSTDSSTLIREVVEAFGNRSGQDSLFELLFGTQASTGSSFIANDDIRSINTTGPELSQLAKWDAGSILLHAGDLQHLSWLGLQWTLLAQRPALQDWLQQLFPRLTLETSKLDTNAPESICLLDLEVFLYGVVFCSHCQLQETAKISSGMNQQQQQLFEPRCLPLPLLRLLTTDRQREWWDAIYSLINKRAAPGMSAKLRMIVQHGLSTLRAGEKHGLQPALAINWAQFLSQTGDGMNSYYDQKEYISRSVHYWKVVLPLLEKVKNRRSIPEPLDPLFIHFRSKDIQISSVKGHEEEAKIAYSVILDIEGKTEEAIATLETINNISSIWHLAQIYQRLSEEASNGVEETQDRCITFLRKFRTYLSKIYNANADDIERLPVSMEEVVDLLNDVNQQLGESVEAMDGEEEKEEEGRRGPAHSSPAHPIETSTTISHIKFSTPSPNKSIISPSKRHLISPKTPPHWVEDQKSLLQMLCQQVEALKNEVHDLRHNSSGNAGSPHHKMYGESYGAEGLQEPFTPVQSYHGAPLTVATTAPSVYYNQSPAYNSQYLLRTAANVTPTKGPMYSMNRMPPQQHMYTYQQPTHTPPLQTAPACIYPPQEQVFGTPLRFESPATNLLSPYSEEYYGQSVTQQTTNPPLPEPGYFTKPSVVPVQPPKSIEGKPMDFGKLSFSQQAPAEVPKVPSFGAGIVSQSTPSAAFKFNSNFKSNDGDFTFPPSQAKHSESLLGLLTSDIPTKIDTVPEKPPGQEQPPSQTGIFTFGNKSVTGFSFTDSTPSTGTGSLFGKADQPFAFGNVTKPVFGVATPAAEEERAAESDNDSTHVEEDEDGPHFEPIVPLPDKVDVKTGEEEEEEMFCNRAKLYRFDTDTKEWKERGIGNVKILKHSAKGKVRLLMRREQVLKICANHYINTDMLLKPNAGSDKSWVWNAIDYADEEPKTEQLAIRFKTADEASLFKARFEEAQKIVLKSSEKHDQQEKKKESIKPSDSLAAQFGLKEGEWDCTVCCVRNKPTDMRCAACQTANPNSSSKTDIQAAGETKPGPFTFKFGTDSSKPSSSGSTFTGFGAFGASIPSSFTFGTSTLKPADTVTSAFGSGSFGSGFGAQFGKKPGQWDCDVCEVRNEASENSCVSCKALKASPKTTVTAQTTPAADAPSISVVGFGAQFSKKPGQWDCDVCEVRNEGSANNCVACQTPNPAAKSTVGVPVVSNLPVVSGFGADLETKDRQWDCNNCLVRNDASAAECVSCNSPNPTPSLAAMFAMKDGEWDCDACLVRNDASANKCVACQTPNPDTKSTISTAPSASTFSFTFGSKSSSSQPAGTGFTIPFETGSTFQFGQNKEKSSAASFKFEAPQSGASTTSASGFSFSMPVPAGGFKFGIQDSAQEIPSTDDQPPPSGSASSFLKSIADKHKEKENVSAPSEGQTEEDQNPLISGKTSTFSFADLANTSEGDYQFGQSDPDFKGFSGAGQQVFSTPTKTAATNELEDDDMYKTEDNDDIQFEPVVQMPDRVDLVTGEEDEQVLYSQRLKLFRFDLDTSQWKERGVGILKFLKNSSNGRLRVLMRREQVLKVCANHWITTTMNLKPLAGSDKAWMWLANDFSDGDAKLEQLAAKFKSPELAGEFKEKFEECQRLLLDIPLQTPHKLVDTGRTAHLIQKAEEMKSGLKDLKFFLTDVKTKIKDDNNQGDITTSSNVSNLVIKPHGETTGPTLEWDNYDLREEALDDTADSSIYTTPVSSSPLRKNLFRFGESTGGFNFSFQPGISPSKSPAKLNQSRASVGTDDEQDITQDEERDGQYFEPVVPLPDLVNTSTGEENEQVVFSHRAKLYRYNKELGQWKERGIGDLKFLQNYDTKRVRLIMRRDQVLKICANHRITAAMKLEPMKGAEKAWVWSALDFAEVLEGNIEQLAVRFKLQETANAFKQVFEEAKVAQETEELMTQVTSRVATPQDSTPAASTQIATPVCGKAAIAVLEETTKERTELSPDCQPCAAESPGPVNPSKTVVSPPKFVFGTHSLQKFFGSPKFHSESEESASSSKAKDSGPPERASPAFKIPEKGLDFRLFKDNPMAFWTSTSTTQFEPPGTPQAEGGGAGSDEDSEVEVVYVREPTAEQAALARKLLLPLTFFCYQNEPDYTSDDQTDDEDFESAVKALNGKLYPDPPEKKAAACGDEPDCQVVWEKKPTPEEKEKAKSLQLPPTFFCGLSTTDSDPDHDKPEDFETEVRKAQQDLGAELNQAEEASSSAAAAPEEPTSGPSFSSAAAADSTAAADSTAAAADSTAAAAADSTSAAAADSTSAAAADSTSAVAADNTAAAAADSTEAAAADSTEAAAADSTAVVAADSPAAAADSTAAAADSTAAAADSTETADSRAAADSTAVADSTTTPEEQTSDQPTETQSEAPSSSSPIDLSTKKSPEPEFSTGTAFTASQDSSGFGFDSLGGSSFADLAHTTDAFAFGTQDSNFSWANAGASVFGAGVSSAPKNNGGEEGSDEEDASNVDIHFEPIVSLPEVETKSGEEDEEILFKERAKLYRWDRDLGQWKERGVGDLKILYHPTKHCYRILMRREQVLRVCANHTIIQAMELQPMNASANALIWTATDYSDGDGIVEQLAAKFKTPEIAESFKKIFIECQRRTGQTEDDALCISTPQMSRVQEHSRDTNPKVFLEVAGDGQLLGTITVELFSHIVPKTAENFRALCTGEKGFGLRNSIFHRVIPAFMLQGGDFTNNNGTGGKSIYGTKFEDENFDVRHTGPGILSMANRGRDTNNSQFFITLKKAEHLDFKHVAFGWVRGGMDVVQQMGEMGTKGGVPTKKLVITDCGQL